One Oryza brachyantha chromosome 3, ObraRS2, whole genome shotgun sequence DNA segment encodes these proteins:
- the LOC107303797 gene encoding beta-glucuronosyltransferase GlcAT14B-like, whose protein sequence is MDAHAVPRAAAAVDLRWLLSVAAGAVSALLLLLLAASPAAPFHHLRPASLFLAPSRRALPPLFVESTLSSSSATPATPPPSLPPPPPRFAYLISGSAGDAPMLRRCLLALYHPRNSYILHLDAQAPDSDRADLATFVAAHPVLSAAANVRVILKANLVTYRGPTMVTTTLHAAAAFLWGRGAGRGADWDWFINLSASDYPLVTQDDLMHVFSKLPRDLNFIDHTSDIGWKAFARAMPMIVDPGLYMKTKGELFWIPERRSLPTAFKLFTGSAWMVLSRPFVEYLIWGWDNLPRTVLMYYANFISSPEGYFHTVACNADAFKNTTVNSDLHFISWDNPPMQHPHYLAAGDWDRMLASDAPFARKFRRDEPVLDRIDADVLSRRPGMVAPGAWCGAAAAVAAAGGGNSSSSSASDVDPCAAAVAGRGESETALLLRPGPGAERLQRLVTWLLSEQNFRPRQCKVAEAN, encoded by the exons ATGGACGCCCACGCCgtgccccgcgccgccgccgccgtcgacctccGCTGGCTGCTCtccgtggccgccggcgccgtctccgcgctgctgctgctgctcctcgccgcctcccccgcggCGCCgttccaccacctccgcccggCGTCCCTCTTCCTCGCGCCCTCCCGccgcgcgctgccgccgctcttTGTTGAGTCCACCCTGTCGTCCTCGTCTGCGACACCAGCCACACCAcccccgtcgctgccgccgccgcctccccgcttCGCCTACCTCATCTCCGGCTCCGCCGGGGACGCCCCGATgctgcgccgctgcctccTCGCGCTCTACCACCCGCGCAACAGCTACATCCTCCACCTCGACGCGCAGGCCCCGGACTCCGACCGCGCCGACCTCGCCACCTTCGTCGCCGCACACCCcgtcctctccgccgccgccaacgtgCGGGTCATCCTAAAGGCCAACCTCGTCACCTACCGCGGCCCCACCATGGTCACCACCAcgctgcacgccgccgccgccttcctctggggccgcggcgccggccgcggcgccgactGGGACTGGTTCATCAACCTCTCCGCCTCCGACTACCCGCTCGTCACGCAGGATG ATTTGATGCATGTGTTCTCGAAGCTGCCACGTGATCTCAACTTCATCGATCACACAAGCGACATTGGCTGGAAAGC ATTTGCAAGGGCGATGCCAATGATCGTAGACCCAGGGCTCTACATGAAGACAAAGGGAGAATTGTTCTGGATACCCGAGAGGAGGAGCTTGCCGACAGCTTTCAAACTCTTCACTG GGTCTGCGTGGATGGTGCTATCTCGGCCGTTCGTGGAGTACCTGATCTGGGGGTGGGACAACCTCCCACGGACGGTGCTGATGTACTACGCCAACTTCATCTCGTCGCCGGAGGGCTACTTCCACACCGTCGCCTGCAACGCCGACGCCTTCAAGAACACCACCGTCAACAGCGACCTCCACTTCATCTCCTGGGACAACCCGCCCATGCAGCACCCGCactacctcgccgccggcgactggGACCGGATGCTCGCCAGCGACGCCCCCTTCGCCCGCAAGTTCCGCCGCGACGAGCCGGTGCTCGACAGGATCGACGCCGACGTCCTGTCGCGGAGGCCCGGCATGGTCGCACCCGGGGCCTGgtgcggcgccgcggcggcggtggcggcggcggggggcggcaacagcagcagcagcagtgcaaGCGACGTCGAcccatgcgccgccgccgtggccggccgcggcgagaGCGAGACGGCGCTCCTGCTGCGGCCGGGCCCTGGCGCGGAGCGGCTGCAGCGGCTCGTCACGTGGCTGCTGTCGGAGCAGAACTTCCGGCCGAGGCAGTGCAAGGTGGCGGAGGCGAACTGA
- the LOC121053832 gene encoding uncharacterized protein LOC121053832 yields MRRGVGGSSWCRTGAGGDRQLVAVLLVCVVLVSSASTAVGARPGPAAAGGMGNNAPGPDVVTRPRGDVAGATTTVPPVATTTSAADPYQDSKRKVPNGPDPIHNRRARWGDLPAKRV; encoded by the exons ATGCGGAGAGGCGTTGGTGGAAGCAGCTGGTGTCGGAcgggcgccggcggtgacCGGCAGCTCGTCGCCGTCTTGCTCGTCTGCGTCGTGCTGGTCTCGTCGGCGTCAACGGCGGTCGGCGCTAGGCCCGGGCCGGCTGCTGCCGGCGGCATGGGTAACAATGCTCCTGGACCGGACGTCGTCACGCGGCCGCGAGGTGATGTCGCCGGAGCTACGACGACGGTGCCACCGgttgcgacgacgacgtctgCAGCTGATCCATACCAGGACAGCAAGAGGAAAGTGCCGAATGGCCCCGACCCGATTCACAATAG GAGGGCCAGATGGGGAGATTTACCGGCGAAGAGAGTGTAG
- the LOC102701995 gene encoding HIPL1 protein-like, translated as MGRKRSHAPPLLLASCSSSCCRCKLLFLFFFFFVVVFTAPARALPLCTDSRAPVALNGTTLSFCGGGGGNGSSCCGAAADAALRKQFEAMNVSDAACAGVVKSLLCAKCNPYSAELFKSTSKIRTVPVLCNGSTSASSSQSKDSTQDYCKLVWETCKNVTILNSPFQPPLQGGAGLPSSSSKLTDVWQSENDFCTSFGGTSDNQSVCLNGNEVSFSTTEPSPNPKGICLERIGNGSYLNMAPHPDGSNRVFLSSQAGKIWLATVPEQGSGGTLQLDEASPFLDLTDEVHFDSEFGLMGIAFHPKFATNGRFFVSYNCDRTQSPKCAGRCSCNSDVNCDPSKLGSDNGARPCQYQVVVSEYSAKVSSSNVSEATSANPSEVRRIFTMGLPYTAHHGGQILFGPKDGYMYLMMGDGGNKGDPFNFSQNKKSLLGKIMRLDVDGVQTQSQITNQSLWGNYSIPKDNPFSEDSDLQQEIWALGLRNPWRCSFDSERPSYFYCADVGQDLYEEVDLISKGGNYGWRAYEGPYIYHPEWTPGGNTSLNSINAIFPVMGYSHSDINKNIGSASITGGFVYRGSSDPCLYGRYMYADLYASAMWTGTETPVSSGNYTSTLLPFSCSKNSPIPCESASGSPQPSLGYIFSFGEDSNKDVFLLASKGVYRVVRPSLCGYACPTEKPATNTGSTSPSGSSSLASGKRVGKLAAVMTFVLYALCF; from the exons atggggaggaagaggagccaTGCcccgcccctcctcctcgcctcctgctcctcctcctgctgccgGTGCAAgcttctcttcctcttcttcttcttcttcgtcgtcgtcttcacggcgcccgcgcgcgccctccCGCTCTGCACCGACTCCA GGGCGCCCGTGGCGCTGAACGGGACGACGCTGAGcttctgcggcggcggcggcggcaacgggaGCAGCTGCTGCGGTGCCGCGGCTGATGCGGCGCTGCGGAAGCAGTTCGAGGCGATGAACGTCTCCGAcgccgcgtgcgccggcgTCGTCAAGTCGCTCCTCTGCGCG AAATGTAATCCATATTCAGCTGAGTTGTTCAAATCAACCTCAAAGATTCGGACTGTTCCCGTCCTGTGCAATGGATCAACTTCAGCTAGTTCTTCCCAATCGAAGGATTCTACACAGGACTATTGCAAACTTGTCTGGGAAACATGCAAAAATGTGACAATACTAAATTCTCCTTTTCAACCTCCATTGCAAGGTGGTGCAGGATTACCTAGTTCATCATCAAAACTTACTGATGTTTGGCAGTCAGAAAATGACTTCTGTACATCATTTGGCGGCACATCTGACAACCAGTCAGTATGCTTAAATGGAAATGAAGTTTCATTTAGCACCACTGAACCATCACCCAATCCTAAAGGGATATGTCTTGAGAGAATCGGTAATGGTTCATACTTGAACATGGCTCCTCATCCTGATGGATCCAACAGAGTTTTCTTATCTAGCCAGGCTGGAAAAATATGGTTGGCCACTGTCCCAGAACAAGGTTCGGGAGGCACTCTACAACTTGACGAAGCCAGCCCATTTCTTGATCTAACTGATGAAGTCCACTTTGATTCTGAATTTGGACTGATGGGTATAGCATTTCATCCAAAGTTTGCTACCAATGGACGATTCTTTGTTTCTTATAATTGTGACAGAACTCAGTCACCTAAATGTGCTGGTAGGTGTTCATGTAATTCTGATGTTAACTGTGATCCTTCAAAGCTTGGGTCTGACAATGGTGCCCGGCCATGCCAGTACCAAGTTGTTGTTTCAGAGTATTCTGCAAAAGTCTCATCATCAAATGTTTCTGAG gcaACATCTGCTAATCCATCCGAGGTTAGAAGGATATTTACTATGGGACTGCCATATACAGCTCACCATGGGGGACAGATACTTTTTGGACCTAAAGATGGATATATGTACCTTATGATGGGTGATGGTGGAAACAAAGGCGACCCTTTTAATTTCTCTCAAAATAAGAAATCACTTTTGGGAAAAATTATGAGGCTTGATGTTGATGGCGTTCAAA CCCAGAGTCAAATCACTAATCAGAGCTTGTGGGGTAATTATTCCATTCCGAAGGACAACCCATTCAGTGAAGATAGTGACTTACAGCAAGAGATTTGGGCCTTGGGCTTGAGGAACCCATGGAGATGTAGTTTTGATTCGGAGAGGCCCTCCTATTTCTACTGTGCAGATGTTGGGCAG GATTTATATGAAGAGGTAGATTTAATCTCAAAGGGTGGAAACTACGGATGGCGCGCATATGAGGGCCCGTATATTTATCATCCAGAATGGACACCTGGAGGGAATACTTCACTTAACTCCATAAATGCTATCTTTCCTGTTATGGGCTACAGCCATTCCGATATCAACAAGAATATTGGGTCTGCATCAATTACAGGCGGATTCGTTTATCGAGGGTCTTCTGATCCCTGCCTATATGGAAG GTACATGTATGCTGATCTCTACGCGTCAGCAATGTGGACCGGCACAGAGACCCCAGTGAGCAGTGGAAACTACACCTCAACTCTACTGCCATTCAGCTGCTCCAAGAACTCCCCGATACCCTGCGAATCTGCGTCAGGCAGCCCCCAGCCATCGCTGGGCTACATCTTCTCCTTTGGCGAGGACAGCAACAAGGACGTCTTCCTTCTGGCATCCAAGGGCGTCTACCGGGTTGTCCGGCCTAGCCTCTGCGGCTACGCCTGTCCTACAGAGAAACCAGCGACCAACACCGGGAGTACATCTCCTTCAGGCTCTTCGTCGTTGGCTTCAGGGAAACGGGTTGGGAAGTTGGCAGCAGTTATGACGTTTGTTTTGTATGCATTATGCTTCTGA